One genomic region from Amphiprion ocellaris isolate individual 3 ecotype Okinawa chromosome 20, ASM2253959v1, whole genome shotgun sequence encodes:
- the ccdc170 gene encoding coiled-coil domain-containing protein 170, with translation MENSDESNEKERLRMRIAVLEESVKSCEVECKASRETVLRLVAELDQERRKTASSAAALDSLKVELDGLSVGRRSVEMEKQSLTERLEASRRVIEAARRESQCLEKQVEELERKTQAAEGKVQMFLEKLAEVLQGKCEDVILPTEREILQNLDKLCNKTVSDMEARLSRVSEQLSEQTELRQSTQQRSELAEQQVQDLRERLQSLEAELTTADMHRDGLRHSKQQYEEFLEQLSEMMKVDSIAVDLGFDMRLKLILSRAEQLVKHEGKALVETKSLTYSLQRKLKSQKDQLESKGLHIQLLRKKLSELEDEKRSRSALAVERDDAHLEVRRLQKKVERLQGELKATKLSNTELKAQLSHTNELKLKVVEQSQTMQEQKKKLDQLVDVKTKVEKKLSTVSSDLQSQEKKTREDQQQLSSLRQSLAQLSETQRELVDFRMVVSQMLGLDATSSTLSNYEIITLLENLLHAHHHHHHHLNPPCRCSTHQWPHHLLQILPDSSTVDVSTCRSSSGDAVRLHET, from the exons ATGGAAAACTCTGATGAG TCTAATGAGAAGGAGCGGCTGAGGATGAGGATCGCTGTTCTGGAGGAAAGTGTGAAGTCCTGTGAGGTGGAGTGTAAAGCCAGCAGAGAGACGGTGCTGAGGCTGGTGGCTGAACTCGaccaggagaggaggaagacggCCAGTAGTGCAGCTGCTCTGGATTCACTCAAAGTG GAGCTGGATGGCCTCTCAGTGGGACGGAGGAGTGTTGAGATGGAGAAGCAGAGTCTGACTGAGAGGCTTGAAGCCAGCAGGAGAGTGATCGAGGCGGCCAGGAGAGAGTCACAGTGTTTGGAGAAACAGGTGGAGGAGCTTGAAAGAAAGACTCAGGCAGCTGAAGGGAAAGTGCAGATGTTTCTGGAGAAGCTGGCCGAGGTCCTGCAGGGGAAGTGTGAGGACGTCATCCTgcccacagagagagagattctGCAGAACCTGGACAAGCTCTGCAATAAG ACAGTTTCAGACATGGAGGCGAGGCTGAGTCGTGTCTCTGAGCAGCTGAGTGAGCAGACGGAGCTCCGGCAAAGCACACAACAGAGATCTGAACTCGCAGAGCAGCAAGTCCAGGACCTGAGGGAGAGACTGCAGAGTCTGGAGGCTGAACTAACGACAGCTGACATGCACCGAGACGGACTGAGACACAGCAAACAGCAG TACGAGGAGTTTCTGGAGCAGCTGTCAGAGATGATGAAGGTTGACAGTATTGCTGTGGATCTCGGCTTTGACATGAGGCTGAAACTCATCCTGTCACgagcagaacaacttgtcaaacaTGAGGGAAAGGCTTTGGTGGAGACTAAAAGTCTGACCTACAGCTTACAACGAAAG TTAAAGTCACAGAAGGACCAGCTAGAGAGCAAAGGACTCCACATCCAGCTCCTGAggaagaagctttcagagctgGAGGACGAGAAGAGGAGTCGATCTGCGCTGGCTGTGGAACGAGACGATGCACATCTGGAGGTCAGGAGGCTGCAGAAGAAAGTGGAGCGTCTGCAAGGAGAACTGAAGGCCACCAAGCTGTCCAACACTGAGCTCAAGGCCCAGCTGTCCCACACCAATGAGCTGAAG TTGAAAGTCGTGGAACAGAGTCAGACCATGCAGGAGCAGAAAAAGAAGTTGGATCAGCTGGTGGATGTGAAGACGAAGGTGGAGAAGAAGCTGAGCACAGTGAGTTCAGACCTGCAGAGCCAAGAGAAGAAGACCAGAgaagaccagcagcagctcagcagcctCAGACAGAGTTTGGCTCAGCTGTCCGAGACCCAGAGAGAG TTGGTAGATTTCCGGATGGTGGTTTCCCAGATGTTGGGCCTGGACGCTACATCTTCAACTCTTTCAAATTATGAAATCATCACACTGCTGGAGAACCTTCTTCATgctcatcatcaccatcatcatcatcttaaCCCACCCTGCCGTTGTTCTACTCACCAGTGGCCTCATCATCTGCTGCAAATCCTTCCTGATTCCTCCACTGTGGATGTTTCTACCTgcaggtcttcttcaggtgatGCAGTTCGCCTTCATGAAACCTAA